One window from the genome of Manis pentadactyla isolate mManPen7 chromosome 15, mManPen7.hap1, whole genome shotgun sequence encodes:
- the C15H19orf12 gene encoding protein C19orf12 homolog isoform X1 yields MQERPAKMPIMMEDIMKLLCSISGERKMKAAVKHSGRGALLTGAVAFVGGLVGGPPGLAVGGAVGGLLGAWMTSGQFKPIPQILMELPPAEQQKLFNEATAIIRHLEWTDAVQLTTLVMGSEALQQQLLAMLVGYVTKELQAEVQYDD; encoded by the exons GCCTGCCAAAATGCCCATTATGATGGAAGACATCATGAAACTGCTCTGCTCCATTTCCGGGGAGAGGAAAATGAAGGCTGCTGTCAAGCACTCTGGGAGGGGTGCCCTGCTCACGGGAGCTGTGGCGTTTGTCGGCGGTTTGGTTGGTGGCCCACCAGGACTAGCTGTTG GGGGTGCCGTTGGGGGTCTATTAGGTGCATGGATGACGAGTGGACAGTTTAAGCCAATTCCTCAGATCCTAATGGAGCTGCCTCCTGCTGAGCAACAGAAGCTCTTTAATGAAGCCACTGCCATCATCAGGCACCTAGAATGGACAGATGCTGTGCAGCTGACCACACTGGTCATGGGCAGTGAGGCTTTGCAGCAACAGCTGCTGGCCATGCTGGTGGGATACGTCACCAAGGAGCTCCAGGCAGAAGTTCAGTATGACGACTAG
- the C15H19orf12 gene encoding protein C19orf12 homolog isoform X2 has translation MRPAKMPIMMEDIMKLLCSISGERKMKAAVKHSGRGALLTGAVAFVGGLVGGPPGLAVGGAVGGLLGAWMTSGQFKPIPQILMELPPAEQQKLFNEATAIIRHLEWTDAVQLTTLVMGSEALQQQLLAMLVGYVTKELQAEVQYDD, from the exons GCCTGCCAAAATGCCCATTATGATGGAAGACATCATGAAACTGCTCTGCTCCATTTCCGGGGAGAGGAAAATGAAGGCTGCTGTCAAGCACTCTGGGAGGGGTGCCCTGCTCACGGGAGCTGTGGCGTTTGTCGGCGGTTTGGTTGGTGGCCCACCAGGACTAGCTGTTG GGGGTGCCGTTGGGGGTCTATTAGGTGCATGGATGACGAGTGGACAGTTTAAGCCAATTCCTCAGATCCTAATGGAGCTGCCTCCTGCTGAGCAACAGAAGCTCTTTAATGAAGCCACTGCCATCATCAGGCACCTAGAATGGACAGATGCTGTGCAGCTGACCACACTGGTCATGGGCAGTGAGGCTTTGCAGCAACAGCTGCTGGCCATGCTGGTGGGATACGTCACCAAGGAGCTCCAGGCAGAAGTTCAGTATGACGACTAG
- the C15H19orf12 gene encoding protein C19orf12 homolog isoform X3 — protein sequence MPIMMEDIMKLLCSISGERKMKAAVKHSGRGALLTGAVAFVGGLVGGPPGLAVGGAVGGLLGAWMTSGQFKPIPQILMELPPAEQQKLFNEATAIIRHLEWTDAVQLTTLVMGSEALQQQLLAMLVGYVTKELQAEVQYDD from the exons ATGCCCATTATGATGGAAGACATCATGAAACTGCTCTGCTCCATTTCCGGGGAGAGGAAAATGAAGGCTGCTGTCAAGCACTCTGGGAGGGGTGCCCTGCTCACGGGAGCTGTGGCGTTTGTCGGCGGTTTGGTTGGTGGCCCACCAGGACTAGCTGTTG GGGGTGCCGTTGGGGGTCTATTAGGTGCATGGATGACGAGTGGACAGTTTAAGCCAATTCCTCAGATCCTAATGGAGCTGCCTCCTGCTGAGCAACAGAAGCTCTTTAATGAAGCCACTGCCATCATCAGGCACCTAGAATGGACAGATGCTGTGCAGCTGACCACACTGGTCATGGGCAGTGAGGCTTTGCAGCAACAGCTGCTGGCCATGCTGGTGGGATACGTCACCAAGGAGCTCCAGGCAGAAGTTCAGTATGACGACTAG
- the PLEKHF1 gene encoding pleckstrin homology domain-containing family F member 1 — translation MVDFLANTEINSQRIAAVESCFGASGQPLALPGRVLLGEGVLTKECRKKAKARIFFLFNDILVYGSIVLNKRKYRSQHIIPLEEVTLEPLPETLWAKNRWMIKTAKKSFVVSAASTTERQEWISHIEECVRRQLRATGRQPSTEHAAPWIPDKATDICMRCTQTRFSAITRRHHCRKCGFVVCAECSRERFLLPRLSPKPLRVCSLCYRDLAAQKRKEEEEERGEGSPGQPAHLAGAGFGASSGDDDDSDEDKEGSGDSDWPSRVEFYSSGVTWSSFHS, via the coding sequence ATGGTGGACTTCCTGGCCAACACGGAGATCAACAGCCAGCGCATTGCCGCAGTGGAGAGCTGCTTCGGGGCCTCAGGGCAACCACTTGCCCTGCCAGGCCGGGTGCTGCTGGGCGAGGGTGTGCTGACCAAGGAGTGCCGCAAGAAGGCTAAAGCTCGCATCTTCTTCCTCTTCAACGATATCCTGGTGTATGGCAGCATCGTACTCAACAAGCGCAAGTACCGCAGCCAGCACATCATTCCCCTGGAGGAGGTGACTCTGGAGCCGTTGCCCGAGACCCTGTGGGCCAAGAACCGCTGGATGATCAAGACGGCCAAGAAGTCATTCGTGGTGTCTGCCGCTTCCACTACGGAGCGCCAGGAGTGGATCAGTCACATCGAGGAGTGTGTGCGGCGGCAGTTGCGGGCCACGGGTCGCCAGCCCAGCACTGAGCACGCGGCGCCCTGGATCCCGGACAAAGCCACGGACATTTGCATGCGCTGCACGCAGACACGCTTCTCGGCCATCACCCGGCGCCACCACTGCCGCAAATGCGGCTTCGTGGTTTGTGCAGAGTGCTCCCGTGAGCGCTTCCTGCTGCCGCGGCTCTCGCCCAAGCCGCTGCGCGTGTGCAGCCTGTGCTACCGGGATCTGGCCGCCCAGAaacggaaggaggaggaggaggagcggggTGAGGGGTCCCCAGGGCAGCCGGCCCACCTGGCCGGCGCAGGGTTTGGGGCCTCCAGTGGAGATGACGATGACTCAGACGAGGAcaaggagggcagtggggacagcGACTGGCCCAGCCGCGTGGAATTCTATTCCTCGGGGGTCACCTGGTCATCCTTCCACAGCTGA